A genomic region of Candidatus Krumholzibacteriota bacterium contains the following coding sequences:
- a CDS encoding desulfoferrodoxin, whose amino-acid sequence MAKKLEIYKCDMCGNIVEVLHGGAGRLVCCGAEMKKFDEKTADASKEKHVPVIEKIDGGYKVVVGSTAHPMEDSHWIEWIELIDGDNAYRTFLNPGDAPEAVFLTDADEVSAREYCNVHGLWKKE is encoded by the coding sequence ATGGCAAAGAAACTCGAGATCTATAAATGTGATATGTGTGGAAACATCGTAGAGGTACTCCATGGCGGAGCCGGGCGGCTTGTCTGCTGCGGCGCGGAGATGAAGAAATTCGACGAAAAGACCGCTGATGCCTCCAAGGAAAAACACGTTCCCGTGATCGAGAAGATCGACGGCGGCTACAAGGTAGTCGTTGGCAGCACAGCGCACCCGATGGAAGACAGTCACTGGATCGAATGGATAGAGCTTATAGATGGGGACAACGCCTACAGGACTTTTCTCAATCCGGGCGACGCGCCTGAAGCTGTCTTTCTGACCGACGCCGATGAGGTCTCGGCAAGGGAATACTGTAATGTGCACGGGCTCTGGAAGAAGGAGTAG
- the sppA gene encoding signal peptide peptidase SppA — MKSFFRSFFASLLAIVVTVLLIVAVVASKSSEKSKIEDHSWLVIDLYGSVSEYSPPGGVMSEIVGGKPETLQRILSNLEKVCVDDRIEGVILKMSEVNGTGRAMKEEIRGAVKNVQASGKKVYGFSDSMDRSLYYLASACDSIFMPPGGYMSFTGYSVTTQYLLGTLEKLGIRQNLHKIKDYKSAAEMLMDRKMSPAVRENREWMLEEFWQIFCDAVESDRGLSEEKITEAMEHALFQPVEAVEFGLIDGLKYWDELEALLLREGDEKLRKVSQSRYADEDPGKLGLKGDRKIAVIHAQGSIGGRKNRVDPMLGIMMGHESIVAELKKAEKDDDVAAIVFRVDSGGGESLASDMISHQVEVTSKVKPVIVSMVDVAASGGYMIAFKATRIVADRMTVTGSIGSISGKMNINGLHEKLGITHDFVTKGPRGLFYSPYKDFSDEEWEIFRKNHWADFNSWLQAVADTRGMTFEEAEKLAHGRIWSGRQAVDNRLIDEVGDLKKAIGIAAAEAGLGEKEKVTVVHLPEKKGFVEELMSGGSFTTVAEYVIYRYIRDDLADRWNFLTSQNKLMMEESMVN, encoded by the coding sequence GTGAAATCGTTTTTCAGGTCTTTTTTTGCCAGCTTGCTGGCGATAGTGGTAACCGTTCTCCTGATCGTAGCGGTGGTCGCGTCCAAATCGAGTGAGAAATCAAAGATCGAGGATCATTCCTGGCTGGTAATAGATCTTTATGGAAGCGTTTCAGAATATTCCCCTCCAGGGGGAGTGATGTCAGAGATCGTCGGAGGAAAACCCGAGACACTTCAGAGGATCCTGTCGAACCTTGAAAAGGTATGCGTCGATGACAGGATAGAGGGAGTCATCTTGAAGATGTCTGAAGTAAACGGGACAGGACGGGCGATGAAAGAAGAGATAAGAGGTGCTGTCAAGAATGTCCAGGCAAGCGGCAAGAAAGTATATGGATTCTCTGATTCGATGGACAGAAGCCTTTATTATCTCGCGAGCGCCTGCGACTCGATATTCATGCCTCCCGGTGGATATATGTCCTTTACCGGGTATTCCGTTACTACGCAGTATCTTCTGGGCACTCTTGAAAAACTCGGGATCAGGCAGAATCTTCATAAGATAAAGGATTACAAGAGCGCTGCCGAGATGTTGATGGACAGGAAGATGTCGCCCGCGGTGAGAGAGAACAGGGAATGGATGCTGGAAGAATTCTGGCAGATCTTCTGCGATGCGGTCGAATCGGATCGGGGACTGTCAGAGGAAAAGATAACAGAAGCAATGGAGCACGCTCTTTTTCAGCCTGTCGAAGCGGTTGAATTCGGCCTGATCGACGGATTGAAGTATTGGGACGAGTTGGAAGCGCTACTCCTTAGAGAAGGGGACGAGAAGCTGCGGAAAGTATCGCAATCAAGGTATGCCGACGAGGATCCGGGAAAACTGGGTCTTAAGGGAGACAGGAAGATCGCGGTTATACACGCCCAGGGATCGATTGGTGGCCGGAAGAACCGGGTAGATCCGATGCTCGGAATAATGATGGGGCATGAATCGATCGTGGCGGAACTTAAAAAAGCCGAGAAGGATGATGACGTCGCCGCGATCGTATTCCGCGTCGACAGCGGCGGTGGGGAGAGTCTGGCGAGCGATATGATCAGTCATCAGGTAGAGGTGACTTCGAAGGTCAAACCGGTGATCGTATCGATGGTCGATGTAGCCGCTTCAGGCGGATATATGATCGCCTTCAAGGCGACAAGGATCGTCGCCGACAGGATGACAGTCACCGGTTCGATAGGTTCCATAAGCGGCAAGATGAATATCAACGGTCTTCATGAGAAACTCGGAATAACGCATGATTTTGTCACGAAAGGTCCAAGGGGTCTTTTCTATTCACCATACAAGGATTTTTCCGATGAAGAATGGGAGATATTCAGGAAAAACCACTGGGCTGATTTTAACAGCTGGCTGCAGGCGGTCGCCGATACCAGGGGTATGACCTTCGAAGAGGCTGAGAAGCTTGCTCACGGCCGCATATGGAGCGGAAGGCAGGCGGTCGATAATCGACTGATCGATGAAGTCGGAGATCTGAAGAAAGCGATCGGGATTGCTGCCGCCGAAGCGGGGCTCGGTGAAAAGGAAAAGGTGACAGTCGTCCACCTTCCCGAGAAAAAAGGTTTTGTGGAAGAACTGATGTCAGGAGGCAGTTTCACGACTGTCGCCGAATATGTCATCTACAGGTATATAAGGGATGACCTGGCTGACAGGTGGAATTTTCTTACCTCGCAGAACAAACTGATGATGGAAGAATCGATGGTAAACTAG
- a CDS encoding ferritin, whose product MINDKIRKAMNEQIKAEYYSAYLYLSMAGYLHDMGLDGMGVWMRAQAMEETIHAMKFFDHIVERGGKTELGAIEKPPSSWKSPLEAFKGALDHERLITGMINDLYKLATEEDDYASRTMLQWFIDEQIEEEANAEKNVRMLEMAGESGQGLFMIDRDLGTRTMPLVPVVAP is encoded by the coding sequence ATGATAAACGATAAGATCCGTAAAGCAATGAATGAACAGATCAAGGCGGAATATTACTCCGCTTACCTCTATCTTTCGATGGCCGGGTATCTCCACGATATGGGACTGGACGGAATGGGCGTATGGATGCGGGCGCAGGCGATGGAAGAGACGATACACGCAATGAAGTTTTTTGACCATATCGTTGAACGCGGAGGAAAGACCGAACTCGGGGCGATCGAGAAACCTCCCTCGAGCTGGAAATCCCCCCTTGAAGCTTTTAAAGGGGCGCTCGACCATGAGAGGCTTATTACTGGAATGATCAATGACCTTTACAAGCTTGCCACCGAGGAGGACGACTACGCGTCGAGGACGATGCTCCAGTGGTTCATTGACGAACAGATCGAGGAAGAAGCAAACGCGGAGAAAAACGTGAGGATGCTCGAAATGGCAGGCGAATCGGGGCAGGGCCTGTTCATGATCGACAGGGATCTTGGGACAAGGACAATGCCACTGGTTCCAGTAGTAGCACCCTGA
- a CDS encoding S9 family peptidase, with amino-acid sequence MIRRAFIKKSLSLAVIYLLIFHMPAAAIKRPITANDLWNLKRIGSYRLSPSGHKAAVVVTEYDIEENKGQGDIWLVNTDGSGSRRFTTGETTESDPVWSQRGNKIAFTASRNSGKPQLQIISTEGGEATEVTDMPLGVSDPRWLPCGRKMIFVSPVIPGFGGDPDSIRAELTRREKSKVSAKVTEDRFYRYWDHWLTDGYINHLFMIDLETKKVTDLMPGWDRLTGSRGGIEYDISPDGKEIAFTSLRSGPPYDSLESDIYLLDIADPGICRNLTADNPADDFSPYYTPDGKYILYGRQKIIGFYGDRVRLVRYNRMTEEKRLLTESFDRSPSDWVVDKKGKKIFFHAEDRAMVSLFSVGIDGGKISEIYRGGSNRSIDLLPDGSLIFIHQSNSQPACLCIVDKNGGNFKKLTSFNDALLDSIEMGRFEDVWFKGADDEDVQMFILYPPGFDSGRKWPLLMLVHGGPHGTFGDVFHPRWNTQVFAAPGYVTAMVNFHGSSGFGQEFTDAITGEHGRKPFIDVMNAVDLIIGRGFIDEERMALAGGSYGGYLASWVGTQTDRFACLINHAGVFDLCAQFGSDITSGRSRAYGGTVWDDIEDVIKWSPAHNMKDYSTPTLIIHGEKDYRVPVGNGLEAYGILKAKGVPSRFVYFPDENHWVLTPQNSIFWYGEFHAWLDRWISAGPKAGMQSRKPGRSS; translated from the coding sequence GTGATCAGGCGAGCTTTTATCAAAAAGAGCCTCTCGCTGGCTGTGATATATCTGCTGATCTTTCACATGCCCGCCGCTGCCATAAAAAGACCGATCACGGCAAATGACCTGTGGAATCTGAAAAGAATAGGATCGTACCGCTTGTCTCCCTCCGGTCATAAGGCCGCCGTCGTCGTAACTGAATATGATATAGAAGAGAACAAGGGACAGGGTGACATCTGGCTTGTAAATACGGATGGTTCCGGGAGCAGGCGATTTACGACGGGAGAGACGACCGAGAGTGATCCGGTATGGAGCCAGCGCGGAAATAAGATCGCCTTTACCGCGAGCAGGAACTCCGGCAAGCCGCAGTTGCAGATAATATCCACGGAAGGCGGAGAGGCGACGGAGGTCACCGATATGCCGCTGGGGGTATCAGATCCGAGATGGCTTCCCTGCGGTAGAAAAATGATATTCGTCTCACCGGTCATTCCGGGATTCGGTGGCGATCCCGATTCTATCAGGGCTGAACTCACCCGCCGCGAGAAGAGCAAGGTCAGCGCGAAAGTAACTGAAGACAGGTTCTATCGATATTGGGATCACTGGCTGACCGATGGGTATATCAACCATTTGTTTATGATCGATCTTGAGACTAAAAAGGTGACCGATCTCATGCCTGGCTGGGACCGGCTGACTGGATCGCGGGGAGGCATCGAATATGATATCTCTCCTGACGGAAAGGAAATAGCGTTTACCTCTCTCAGAAGCGGACCGCCGTACGACAGTCTTGAAAGCGATATCTATCTTCTTGATATCGCCGATCCCGGGATCTGCAGGAATCTCACGGCGGATAATCCCGCCGATGATTTTTCGCCATATTATACTCCCGATGGTAAATATATCCTCTACGGACGCCAGAAGATCATCGGGTTTTACGGAGACCGGGTGAGACTGGTGAGATACAACCGAATGACGGAGGAAAAAAGGCTTCTTACAGAATCATTCGATAGATCGCCATCGGACTGGGTAGTCGATAAAAAAGGAAAGAAGATATTTTTTCACGCTGAAGACAGGGCGATGGTATCGCTGTTTTCCGTTGGTATTGATGGCGGAAAAATCAGTGAGATCTACCGCGGGGGAAGCAACCGTTCGATCGATCTTCTTCCCGATGGATCATTGATATTTATTCATCAAAGCAACAGCCAGCCGGCATGCCTCTGCATCGTGGATAAAAACGGCGGAAATTTCAAAAAGCTCACTTCCTTCAACGACGCACTTCTGGATTCGATCGAAATGGGACGTTTCGAGGATGTATGGTTCAAGGGGGCGGATGATGAGGATGTGCAGATGTTTATACTATATCCTCCCGGATTCGATTCAGGAAGGAAATGGCCGCTTCTTATGCTCGTGCACGGCGGCCCGCACGGGACTTTCGGTGATGTCTTTCATCCGAGATGGAACACTCAGGTATTCGCCGCGCCTGGATACGTCACCGCGATGGTGAATTTCCATGGGTCATCCGGGTTCGGGCAGGAGTTTACCGATGCTATCACCGGAGAGCATGGAAGGAAACCGTTTATCGATGTTATGAACGCGGTCGATCTGATAATCGGACGCGGATTTATCGATGAGGAGAGGATGGCTCTTGCCGGGGGAAGTTATGGGGGATACCTCGCAAGCTGGGTCGGGACCCAGACCGACAGATTCGCCTGTCTTATAAATCATGCCGGGGTTTTCGACCTTTGCGCGCAGTTCGGGTCTGATATTACATCTGGCAGATCGAGGGCGTATGGAGGCACGGTCTGGGATGATATCGAGGATGTCATAAAGTGGTCTCCCGCCCACAATATGAAGGACTATTCGACACCGACTCTTATAATACATGGAGAAAAGGATTACAGGGTCCCGGTCGGAAACGGATTGGAAGCTTACGGTATCCTTAAAGCGAAAGGGGTACCGTCGAGATTTGTATATTTTCCTGATGAAAACCATTGGGTTCTGACTCCTCAGAACTCGATATTCTGGTATGGTGAGTTTCACGCCTGGCTGGATCGTTGGATATCGGCCGGACCGAAAGCTGGCATGCAGTCAAGAAAACCGGGGAGGTCATCATGA
- a CDS encoding transcriptional repressor: MTRQRKVILEELRGMNLHPTADQLYEAAKKRIPGLSLGTVYRNLDLLSRRGEIRRIEKAGSPMRYDGDLNAHSHIFCVKCGRVADIADNACQAGLVEEKVMETGFRLIGIKVELAGLCPDCQGPAEDHSAEG; encoded by the coding sequence ATGACAAGGCAGCGAAAAGTGATACTTGAGGAACTCAGGGGAATGAATTTGCACCCCACGGCGGACCAGCTCTATGAGGCGGCAAAAAAAAGGATTCCCGGCTTAAGTCTCGGGACTGTTTACAGGAACCTCGATCTATTGTCGAGAAGGGGAGAGATACGGAGGATAGAAAAGGCCGGCTCTCCGATGAGGTATGACGGTGATCTCAATGCTCACAGTCACATCTTCTGCGTTAAATGCGGCCGCGTGGCTGATATCGCTGATAATGCCTGTCAGGCAGGGTTAGTCGAAGAAAAGGTCATGGAGACAGGGTTCAGGTTGATCGGGATAAAGGTCGAACTGGCAGGTCTCTGTCCCGATTGCCAGGGACCGGCGGAAGATCATTCAGCGGAGGGATAG
- the arfB gene encoding aminoacyl-tRNA hydrolase yields the protein MVWINDKLEIPDDEIHFSFARSSKPGGQNVNKVNTKVLLTFDILSSSALDPDQISLIRQRLSGRINKAGVLRVSSQKHRTQMANRQAALERFIELVREALIPELERKRPGLPRSIKEYRLREKKKRGELKKNRTRPQPVDFD from the coding sequence GTGGTCTGGATAAACGACAAACTGGAAATACCGGACGATGAGATCCATTTCAGTTTCGCGCGAAGCAGCAAACCGGGCGGACAAAACGTCAACAAGGTCAATACAAAAGTGTTGCTTACATTCGATATCCTCTCTTCGAGCGCTCTTGACCCCGACCAGATCTCACTGATCCGCCAAAGACTCTCCGGCAGGATAAATAAAGCGGGAGTCCTCAGGGTTTCCTCACAAAAGCACAGGACCCAGATGGCAAACCGCCAGGCCGCCCTTGAAAGGTTCATCGAACTGGTAAGAGAAGCACTTATTCCCGAATTGGAGCGCAAAAGGCCCGGGCTCCCCCGGTCGATAAAAGAGTACCGGCTGCGTGAGAAGAAAAAACGCGGTGAATTGAAAAAAAACAGAACGAGGCCCCAGCCCGTCGATTTCGATTAG
- a CDS encoding FprA family A-type flavoprotein yields the protein MAETFKAVQVTDNVYWVGAIDWDIRNFHGYATHRGSTYNAYLVMAEKVTLIDTVKGPFKNEFLSRISSVIDPGRIDYVVSNHSEMDHSGCLPGFIERFQPEKVFASKKGVEALDAHFGIGEKLLAVDDGERIDLGNNSLTCIETRMLHWPDSMVTYLSEGKILFSQDGFGMHLASTDRFDDRLEDYILEQEAAKYYANILLPFSPIVKRTLKKIDESGLDIDMIAPDHGPVWRSRKEKILLLYRRWSDRELRRKAVITCDSMWGSTTIMSRAIGQGLLESGVDISYLNLGSSDRSDLATELIDAGALVVGSPTINGNLFPTVADALYYIRGLKPTGIVGAAFGSYGWSGEAVGQITELLEQMKIELIGEKIRAKYVPGGDTLQRCGELGRAIGKRLESLPLEFPGKMEAR from the coding sequence ATGGCTGAGACGTTCAAGGCGGTCCAGGTGACTGATAACGTCTACTGGGTCGGCGCGATTGACTGGGATATAAGGAATTTTCACGGCTATGCCACGCACAGGGGCAGCACTTATAACGCCTATCTTGTCATGGCTGAGAAGGTGACCCTTATAGATACGGTGAAAGGACCCTTTAAAAACGAGTTTCTCTCGAGGATTTCGTCGGTCATTGATCCGGGAAGGATCGACTATGTCGTTTCCAACCACTCGGAAATGGATCATTCCGGCTGTCTTCCAGGATTTATCGAAAGGTTTCAACCTGAAAAGGTGTTCGCCTCAAAAAAAGGCGTGGAAGCTCTCGATGCCCATTTCGGCATTGGCGAAAAACTTCTCGCCGTGGATGACGGAGAAAGAATCGATCTTGGAAATAACTCGTTGACCTGTATCGAAACGAGGATGCTTCACTGGCCCGATAGCATGGTGACATACCTGTCGGAGGGAAAGATCCTTTTTTCGCAGGACGGGTTCGGGATGCACCTGGCATCTACCGACCGGTTCGACGACAGGCTCGAGGATTACATCCTTGAGCAGGAAGCGGCAAAGTATTACGCCAATATCCTCCTGCCATTCTCGCCGATCGTGAAGAGAACGCTGAAGAAGATCGACGAGTCGGGACTCGATATCGATATGATAGCTCCCGATCACGGACCTGTCTGGCGGTCCCGCAAGGAGAAGATCCTTTTGCTCTACAGGCGGTGGTCGGACAGGGAGCTGAGAAGAAAAGCGGTAATCACATGTGATTCGATGTGGGGTTCGACTACTATAATGTCGAGAGCGATCGGGCAGGGCCTTCTTGAGAGCGGAGTCGATATATCATACCTGAATCTTGGTTCCTCAGACAGATCGGATCTCGCCACCGAACTTATCGATGCCGGAGCGCTCGTGGTAGGTTCGCCGACGATAAATGGAAATCTTTTCCCGACGGTAGCTGACGCCCTGTATTATATACGCGGATTGAAGCCCACCGGAATAGTCGGCGCCGCTTTCGGTTCTTACGGATGGAGCGGGGAAGCAGTCGGGCAGATCACCGAATTGCTTGAACAGATGAAGATCGAACTGATCGGCGAAAAGATCAGGGCGAAATATGTCCCAGGCGGCGATACTCTTCAACGTTGCGGGGAACTGGGCCGCGCGATAGGGAAAAGACTTGAATCGCTTCCTCTTGAATTTCCTGGAAAGATGGAGGCCCGGTGA
- a CDS encoding TIGR02757 family protein: MMASALEELYKRYDSREFVEPDPLHFLFDYDDIRDREIAGLISSSLAFGNVRQIMGSVARILDLTGKSPSRYLEQADRPRIEKDIGIFRHRWADQDAMINLLDGMASAMRKFGSLEKCFASGYSDRDSDVVPALTAFVDEIIGKGKVNRLLPSPSRGSACKRLNLYLRWMVRSDGVDPGGWEMISASKLIVPLDVHMHRFAILLGMTSRRQADLKTAREITGEMKKFAPDDPVKYDFALTRLGIRRDDDREGLLRRFGITIDDYGKIGGARSAGARRVGVN; encoded by the coding sequence ATGATGGCCTCAGCCCTTGAAGAACTTTATAAAAGATATGACAGCAGGGAGTTTGTCGAACCTGACCCCCTTCATTTTCTCTTCGACTATGATGATATTCGGGATCGGGAGATAGCGGGACTGATATCGTCATCCCTTGCTTTTGGGAATGTCAGGCAGATAATGGGAAGCGTGGCCAGGATACTTGATCTTACTGGAAAATCGCCTTCCCGATACCTGGAGCAGGCTGACAGGCCCCGGATAGAAAAAGATATAGGGATATTCAGGCACCGTTGGGCCGATCAGGACGCGATGATTAATCTCCTTGACGGGATGGCGTCGGCCATGAGAAAATTCGGGTCCCTCGAGAAATGTTTTGCGTCAGGATATTCCGACCGGGACAGTGATGTTGTTCCAGCACTGACGGCCTTTGTCGATGAGATCATCGGAAAAGGCAAGGTCAACAGGCTGTTGCCATCGCCGTCTCGCGGGAGCGCCTGCAAGAGGTTGAATCTCTACCTCAGATGGATGGTCCGTTCAGACGGAGTTGATCCCGGGGGATGGGAGATGATTTCTGCTTCGAAACTGATAGTGCCTCTTGATGTACATATGCACAGGTTCGCTATCCTGCTCGGAATGACCAGCCGCAGGCAGGCTGATCTCAAGACAGCCAGAGAGATAACCGGAGAGATGAAAAAATTCGCCCCTGATGACCCTGTAAAATATGATTTTGCCCTTACAAGGCTTGGGATCAGGCGCGACGACGACAGGGAAGGCCTGCTTCGCAGGTTCGGAATAACCATAGATGATTACGGTAAGATCGGCGGAGCGCGGTCGGCGGGCGCGAGGCGGGTAGGAGTGAACTGA
- a CDS encoding 4Fe-4S binding protein, with amino-acid sequence MTVKRQIIRIDEEKCNGCGLCIPNCPEGALQIIDGKARLISDLFCDGLGACIGECPEGAISTEFREAQVYDEEKVMENIVRQGENVIKAHLRHLLDHGETGLLVQGIEYLKERDIDVPGEIIASLCPAAGKAVSRSVCPGSSTVEIIRDDDSEKRDGIRHSPSMLGHWPVQIKLVPSHASFLKGADLVIAADCVPFAFAGFHDRFLRGRVCLVGCPKLDDSGYYLEKLTEIFSDNEIRSIIVAYMEVPCCSGMVRLVERALAASGKDIPFEKQMIGIKGEEIS; translated from the coding sequence GTGACGGTCAAGAGACAGATCATTCGTATAGATGAGGAGAAGTGTAACGGTTGCGGGCTCTGTATCCCGAACTGCCCCGAAGGAGCGCTTCAGATAATCGATGGAAAGGCAAGGCTGATAAGCGACCTTTTCTGCGACGGCCTGGGGGCGTGTATCGGAGAGTGCCCCGAAGGAGCCATATCGACCGAGTTTCGGGAGGCGCAGGTCTATGACGAGGAAAAAGTCATGGAAAATATCGTCCGTCAGGGAGAGAACGTCATCAAAGCTCACCTGCGGCACCTTCTCGATCACGGAGAGACCGGCCTGCTCGTTCAGGGGATCGAGTACCTGAAAGAAAGGGATATCGATGTCCCCGGGGAGATCATCGCTTCGCTATGTCCGGCGGCGGGCAAGGCGGTGTCCCGGTCAGTCTGCCCCGGCTCGTCGACGGTAGAGATTATAAGGGATGATGATTCAGAAAAGAGAGACGGGATACGACATTCTCCCTCTATGCTGGGACACTGGCCGGTACAGATAAAGCTCGTTCCCTCTCACGCTTCATTTCTCAAGGGAGCCGATCTTGTCATCGCTGCCGACTGTGTCCCCTTCGCCTTCGCCGGATTCCATGACAGGTTCCTGAGAGGAAGAGTATGCCTTGTGGGATGCCCGAAACTCGATGATTCCGGGTACTATCTTGAAAAGCTTACGGAGATCTTCTCGGATAATGAGATCCGATCGATAATCGTGGCGTACATGGAAGTCCCCTGCTGCTCGGGGATGGTAAGGCTCGTTGAACGCGCCCTGGCCGCGTCCGGAAAGGATATTCCTTTCGAAAAACAGATGATAGGCATCAAGGGGGAAGAGATCAGCTAG
- a CDS encoding rubrerythrin family protein, with amino-acid sequence MSIKGSETEKNILKAFAGESQARNRYSYFASKAKKEGYVQISSIFEETANQEKEHAKRLFKLLEGGEVEITAGFPAGVIGKTEENLAEAAGGENHEWTTMYPDFAKVARDEGFAEIAAIFEAIAVAEKQHEKRYRDLLDNVNSGRVFKRGEAVVWRCRNCGYLHEGKEAPKVCAACAHPTAHFEILGENW; translated from the coding sequence GTGTCGATCAAGGGTTCAGAAACGGAAAAAAACATCCTGAAGGCGTTCGCGGGTGAATCACAGGCGAGAAATCGCTACAGCTATTTTGCTTCCAAGGCAAAAAAGGAAGGATACGTCCAGATCTCGTCGATCTTCGAAGAGACTGCTAACCAGGAAAAAGAACACGCGAAGCGTCTTTTTAAATTACTGGAAGGAGGCGAAGTTGAAATAACGGCGGGATTTCCTGCTGGAGTGATCGGAAAGACCGAGGAGAATCTCGCTGAGGCGGCTGGAGGAGAAAATCACGAATGGACAACGATGTATCCCGATTTCGCTAAAGTGGCTAGGGATGAGGGTTTCGCGGAGATCGCCGCTATTTTCGAGGCGATCGCGGTCGCGGAAAAACAACACGAAAAACGTTACAGGGACCTGCTCGATAATGTCAATTCCGGGCGTGTCTTCAAGCGCGGCGAAGCTGTCGTCTGGCGCTGCCGCAATTGCGGTTATCTTCACGAGGGGAAGGAAGCACCGAAGGTATGCGCCGCCTGCGCGCATCCCACGGCTCATTTCGAGATCCTCGGTGAAAACTGGTAG
- a CDS encoding Hpt domain-containing protein has protein sequence MLNNEDIGFSPDFLLDQIDNDKELFDTLINIFVEDAGDHIRLIRESIEKNDIEKTQRESHTLKGASGTIGAALISQLAAEIEKRSKDSDLSGTGELLIRIERAFQDLLELLGKTQDSSGVEPSGLTG, from the coding sequence ATGCTGAATAATGAAGATATAGGATTCTCTCCCGATTTTCTGCTTGATCAGATTGACAATGATAAGGAGTTGTTTGACACTCTAATAAATATATTTGTCGAGGATGCCGGGGATCATATAAGGCTGATCAGGGAATCAATAGAAAAAAACGATATTGAAAAAACGCAGAGGGAATCGCACACATTAAAGGGAGCTTCGGGAACGATCGGGGCTGCGTTGATCTCTCAGCTCGCCGCCGAGATCGAGAAACGGTCAAAGGACTCCGATCTGTCCGGGACTGGCGAGCTTTTAATAAGGATCGAAAGGGCTTTCCAGGATCTTTTGGAACTGCTGGGAAAGACCCAGGACAGCAGCGGGGTCGAGCCTTCCGGCCTTACGGGATAG